From Glycine max cultivar Williams 82 chromosome 11, Glycine_max_v4.0, whole genome shotgun sequence, the proteins below share one genomic window:
- the LOC102666711 gene encoding uncharacterized protein, translating into MNAYGDKQLDLGIIDKVLKNLTPRFDHIVVAIEQSQDLEEMKIEELQGILEAQEMRLNERNSQRSAEQAMQAQTTKGNNYDGGKNKKGKGRWKNNKWKGSDECINKRVPRNADETQLAQDEDFDSDKVLLMETTNSEEDNVNMWYLGTGYSNHMTGHKEWFVNIDDKMEDSQLKMFDSNKRLILKVPLSRNRTFKIGIQIAEFQCLAASISDESWMWHHGFGVE; encoded by the exons atgaatgCTTATGGTGACAAGCAATTAGACTTGGGGATCATTGACAAGGTATTAAAAAACTTGACACCAAGATTCGATCATATAGTGGTGGCAATTGAGCAAAGCCAGGATCTTGAAgaaatgaagattgaagaactgCAAGGAATACTTGAAGCTCAAGAGATGAGGCTCAATGAAAGAAACTCGCAAAGATCAGCTGAGCAAGCTATGCAAGCCCAAACAACCAAAGGGAACAACTATGATGGTGGCAAGAATAAGAAGGGAAAGGGAAGGTGGAAGAACAATAAGTGGAAGGGGTCAG ATGAATGCATAAATAAAAGGGTTCCAAGAAATGCAGATGAGACTCAATTGGCACAAGATGAAGATTTTGACTCTGATAAAGTGTTACTAATGGAAACTACAAACTCAGAAGAAGACAATGTTAATATGTGGTATCTTGGCACAGGCTATTCCAATCACATGACTGGACATAAAGAGTGGTTTGTAAACATTGATGATAAG ATGGAGGACAGTCAACTGAAGATGTTTGATAGCAATAAGAGGTTGATTCTAAAAGTCCCTTTGTCAAGAAATAGAACATTCAAGATTGGAATTCAGATTGCAGAATTTCAATGCTTGGCTGCTTCTATAAGTGATGAAAGCTGGATGTGGCATCACGGGTTTGGTGTTGAGTGA